One genomic segment of Rhodothermales bacterium includes these proteins:
- a CDS encoding PQQ-binding-like beta-propeller repeat protein: MLQLSAPLRVQDGDWTTEGGSNARANATEQTLALPLDEVWDYDADGAFGPAAAVVADDVVIVVTRKGEVRVLGLEDGRKRGSVDLREPIEGAPVVTNRMLYAPVAAGKRTIVALDFVDGRRVWSLRVGPHDAGLLLDNNTLVAAGRDGTVRGIDPADGTARWQTTPDSLASFFATPVALHDAVIVADDRGRVTTLDLATGAVRWTRELGIPVYASPAVHGGRLFVPTTRGRFVTLDAATGEPGWSAEAESDEVRFSAPAVDDALVVVGASDGRLRAFDPATGRAVWTFLADGNFAAAPLLAGDVVFAGSLDEHVYAFDRATGDVLWQHELDGRVKSTPIVHGDRLIVLAEPRHVHVFAPASPVAASNE; encoded by the coding sequence GTGCTCCAACTCAGCGCGCCCCTCCGCGTGCAAGACGGCGATTGGACGACGGAGGGCGGCTCGAACGCCCGCGCGAACGCGACCGAGCAGACGCTCGCGCTTCCGCTCGACGAGGTCTGGGACTACGATGCCGACGGCGCGTTCGGCCCGGCCGCCGCCGTCGTCGCCGACGATGTGGTGATCGTGGTGACGCGGAAGGGAGAGGTTCGCGTCCTCGGCCTCGAAGACGGACGGAAGCGCGGCAGCGTGGACCTCCGCGAGCCCATCGAGGGCGCGCCCGTCGTGACGAACCGGATGCTCTACGCGCCCGTCGCGGCGGGCAAGCGGACGATCGTCGCGCTCGACTTCGTGGACGGACGGCGGGTGTGGTCGCTCCGCGTCGGACCGCACGACGCCGGCCTCCTGCTCGATAACAACACGCTCGTCGCCGCCGGGCGCGACGGCACCGTCCGCGGCATCGACCCGGCCGACGGGACCGCCCGCTGGCAGACGACGCCGGATTCGCTCGCGAGCTTTTTCGCCACACCCGTCGCGCTGCACGACGCCGTCATTGTCGCTGACGACCGGGGTCGCGTGACGACGCTCGACCTCGCCACCGGCGCCGTTCGGTGGACGCGCGAGCTCGGCATCCCTGTCTATGCGTCGCCCGCCGTGCACGGGGGCCGGCTATTCGTCCCGACGACGCGGGGCCGCTTCGTCACGCTCGACGCGGCGACGGGCGAGCCGGGCTGGAGCGCCGAGGCCGAGAGCGACGAGGTGCGGTTCAGCGCCCCGGCCGTCGACGACGCGCTCGTCGTCGTGGGCGCGAGCGACGGGCGGCTGCGGGCGTTTGACCCCGCCACGGGCCGCGCGGTGTGGACCTTCCTCGCCGACGGCAACTTCGCCGCCGCCCCGCTCCTCGCCGGCGATGTCGTCTTCGCCGGATCGCTCGACGAGCACGTCTACGCCTTCGACCGCGCTACCGGCGACGTGCTCTGGCAGCACGAACTCGACGGCCGTGTCAAGTCGACGCCGATCGTGCACGGCGACCGGCTGATCGTCCTCGCCGAGCCGCGCCACGTCCACGTCTTCGCGCCGGCCTCGCCGGTCGCCGCAAGCAACGAGTAG
- a CDS encoding PEGA domain-containing protein, with protein MRRLLPFLTLFAFAVTAPASAQEAVAESDSATVAPLPLGTVVVETNLPDGMIYAGETPLGPAEAALFELAPGAHVLTLREAAPEAWQRRTAEASVEVRAGETVTVRLDVPYRYRVESFPYGATVTLEREEEAQVLGETPLDLSVERPLDGVLVVRKPGYATAEQTPGEAADNRYSLVLRPLDFAAETTGEVGLQERRKPNTWIDVAAVSLALGAGAVAVYYKFKGDDEYDAYARSGGDPALRNDFERYDTYSAIALGAMQVGIGVFAIRLVLR; from the coding sequence ATGCGCAGACTCCTCCCGTTCCTCACCCTCTTCGCCTTCGCGGTGACTGCGCCAGCTTCGGCGCAAGAAGCGGTCGCCGAGTCGGACTCTGCGACCGTCGCGCCGCTGCCGCTCGGCACCGTCGTCGTCGAGACGAACCTGCCGGACGGGATGATCTACGCCGGGGAGACGCCCCTCGGCCCGGCCGAGGCCGCCCTGTTCGAGCTCGCGCCGGGCGCGCACGTCCTCACGCTCCGCGAAGCCGCGCCCGAGGCGTGGCAGCGGCGGACCGCCGAGGCATCGGTGGAGGTCCGTGCCGGGGAGACGGTGACGGTACGACTCGACGTGCCGTACCGCTACCGCGTCGAGAGCTTCCCCTACGGCGCGACCGTGACCCTCGAAAGGGAGGAGGAAGCACAGGTTCTAGGCGAGACGCCGCTCGACCTCTCCGTGGAGCGCCCGCTCGACGGCGTGCTCGTCGTCCGCAAGCCCGGTTACGCGACGGCCGAGCAGACGCCGGGCGAGGCCGCCGACAACCGCTACAGCCTCGTGCTCCGGCCCCTCGATTTCGCGGCGGAAACGACGGGCGAGGTGGGGCTGCAAGAGAGGCGGAAGCCGAACACGTGGATCGACGTCGCCGCCGTCAGCCTCGCGCTCGGCGCGGGCGCCGTCGCCGTCTACTACAAGTTCAAAGGCGACGACGAGTACGACGCCTACGCCCGCTCCGGTGGCGACCCCGCGCTGCGGAACGACTTCGAACGCTACGACACGTACTCCGCGATCGCGCTCGGAGCGATGCAGGTCGGCATCGGCGTCTTCGCCATCCGCCTCGTGCTGCGATAA
- a CDS encoding GatB/YqeY domain-containing protein: MDLKEQLERDLKDAMRAKDQTRLLTIRSIRSAIIEKEKEGTGPVSDDDLAAIVQKQAKQRRDAMQQYDDAGRDDLAQKERDELAILAHYLPKQLSDADIHRTVQDIVTRTGATSMKDMGRVMGEVMSELKGQADGNRVRVVVQNLLKA, encoded by the coding sequence ATGGACTTGAAAGAACAGCTCGAACGCGACCTCAAAGACGCGATGCGGGCGAAGGACCAGACCCGGCTCCTCACGATCCGCTCGATCCGCTCCGCCATCATCGAGAAGGAGAAGGAGGGCACCGGGCCCGTCAGCGATGACGATCTCGCCGCGATCGTGCAGAAGCAGGCCAAGCAGCGCCGCGACGCCATGCAGCAGTACGACGACGCGGGCCGCGACGACCTCGCGCAGAAAGAGCGCGACGAGCTCGCCATCCTCGCCCACTACCTCCCGAAGCAGCTCTCCGACGCCGATATTCACCGCACCGTACAGGACATCGTCACGCGCACGGGCGCGACGTCGATGAAGGACATGGGCCGCGTGATGGGCGAGGTGATGAGTGAGCTCAAAGGGCAGGCGGACGGCAACCGGGTCCGCGTCGTCGTGCAGAACCTGCTCAAAGCCTGA
- a CDS encoding DMT family transporter, giving the protein MPFSRSQRSDLALLLVVFIWGINFPIIKLALEPMPPYVVNAFRFAVSAVVLGSIHGWRTRHEPGGFLAPIREHGRTVVGLGMLGYVCYQWCFIVGIDATSAGSGALIISSSPVWTAVIARAIGMERLPFGAWGGLALSLAGTALVILAGHASPDFANDTLFGNGLMLLGAILWAAYTVFSRPVLKAGVSATGLAFFGILVSLPVLWGLGLSEIGLVDWAAVDGTVWLALLFSGGLSTGLAYALWNTAVQRVGPSQTAIYNNLVPVVALSSGVVLIGEPVTVYQLLGGALILGGLFLMRRARRRVALV; this is encoded by the coding sequence ATGCCGTTCTCCCGTTCCCAGCGTTCCGACCTTGCCCTGCTGCTGGTCGTCTTCATCTGGGGGATCAACTTCCCCATCATCAAGCTCGCGCTGGAGCCGATGCCACCGTACGTGGTGAACGCGTTCCGGTTCGCCGTCTCGGCCGTCGTGCTCGGCAGCATCCACGGCTGGCGGACGCGGCACGAGCCGGGCGGCTTCCTCGCCCCGATCCGCGAGCATGGCAGGACCGTCGTGGGCCTCGGGATGCTCGGGTACGTCTGCTACCAGTGGTGCTTCATCGTCGGCATCGACGCGACGAGCGCGGGGAGCGGCGCGCTCATCATCTCGTCGTCGCCGGTGTGGACGGCCGTGATCGCACGCGCGATCGGGATGGAGCGCCTCCCCTTCGGCGCGTGGGGCGGGCTCGCGCTCTCGCTCGCCGGCACGGCGCTCGTTATCCTCGCCGGCCACGCCTCGCCGGACTTCGCGAATGACACGCTCTTCGGGAACGGGCTCATGCTGCTCGGCGCGATCCTCTGGGCCGCGTACACCGTGTTCAGTCGGCCCGTTCTCAAAGCCGGCGTTTCGGCGACGGGCCTGGCCTTCTTCGGCATCCTCGTCTCCCTCCCCGTCCTCTGGGGCCTCGGCCTGAGCGAGATCGGACTCGTGGATTGGGCCGCGGTGGACGGCACGGTGTGGCTCGCGCTGCTCTTCTCCGGCGGCCTCTCGACGGGCCTTGCGTACGCGCTCTGGAACACGGCCGTGCAGCGCGTCGGCCCCTCGCAGACGGCGATCTACAACAACCTCGTGCCGGTCGTGGCGCTCTCGAGTGGCGTCGTGCTCATCGGCGAGCCGGTGACGGTGTACCAGCTCCTCGGCGGCGCGCTCATCCTCGGCGGGCTGTTCCTGATGCGCCGCGCTCGCCGCCGCGTCGCCCTCGTCTGA
- a CDS encoding helix-turn-helix transcriptional regulator has translation MADQDPAAGTPGPRSTGPRLAHDLRAIREARNVSLDDVQRETRMPGDILRRFEDGELVNDPHYNEVYLRNLLKSYAQALGLSPQEVSAAYEKAKTGAYDGELRRRHIGGKEEPAAPERPAPAEPRSEPAPASAEKKPAPPDRKAAPPPKKPTPTAGGTAPAVAALSSPPKPQAEKKPAAKPSEPMPKRRVQSATAASQPIEKSWGLIIGGTVVALAVIGGILWFLFRGTGPEPEVVEAPPAAVDTSAVAAVDTAAAPTPQPIASTAPPFQTPITLTVVAGGEPLEEFRVKVDDDARTPYWIEPGNQQTFTAQDRITVWGELSVDESGGGEYDGARLQLQGIEWTPPDGQVFRIDAARGQAVLDSLARVAGGTAG, from the coding sequence ATGGCCGACCAGGACCCCGCCGCCGGCACGCCCGGCCCTCGCTCGACCGGACCCCGTCTCGCGCACGACCTCCGCGCCATTCGGGAGGCGCGCAACGTCTCCCTCGACGACGTGCAGCGGGAGACCCGCATGCCGGGCGACATCCTCCGCCGGTTCGAGGACGGGGAACTCGTCAACGACCCGCATTACAACGAGGTCTACCTCCGCAACCTCCTCAAGTCCTATGCGCAGGCGCTCGGTCTCTCGCCGCAGGAGGTGAGTGCCGCGTACGAGAAAGCGAAGACGGGCGCGTACGACGGCGAGCTCCGCCGCCGACACATCGGAGGGAAGGAGGAGCCGGCCGCGCCAGAGCGACCCGCTCCCGCCGAGCCCCGGTCCGAGCCGGCGCCTGCGTCGGCCGAGAAAAAGCCGGCGCCGCCGGACAGGAAAGCGGCGCCACCCCCGAAGAAGCCCACGCCGACAGCCGGGGGAACGGCGCCCGCCGTGGCGGCCCTCTCGTCGCCGCCTAAGCCCCAGGCCGAGAAGAAGCCCGCTGCCAAGCCCAGCGAGCCGATGCCGAAGCGCCGCGTGCAGTCGGCGACCGCCGCGTCGCAGCCGATCGAGAAATCGTGGGGGCTCATCATCGGCGGGACGGTCGTGGCGCTCGCGGTGATCGGTGGCATTCTCTGGTTCCTGTTCCGCGGTACCGGCCCGGAGCCGGAAGTCGTGGAGGCCCCGCCGGCGGCGGTGGACACATCGGCCGTAGCGGCGGTGGATACGGCCGCGGCGCCGACCCCGCAGCCGATCGCTTCGACCGCTCCCCCGTTCCAGACCCCGATCACGCTCACCGTCGTCGCCGGCGGCGAGCCACTCGAGGAGTTCCGCGTCAAGGTGGACGACGACGCGCGCACGCCGTACTGGATCGAGCCGGGGAACCAGCAGACGTTCACCGCCCAGGACCGGATCACCGTCTGGGGCGAGCTGAGCGTCGACGAATCTGGCGGTGGAGAGTATGATGGGGCGCGGCTCCAACTGCAAGGGATCGAGTGGACCCCGCCCGACGGGCAGGTCTTCCGCATCGACGCCGCGCGCGGGCAAGCCGTGCTCGATTCGCTCGCACGCGTGGCAGGCGGCACGGCGGGTTGA
- a CDS encoding MerR family transcriptional regulator, whose translation MKQEGIRKLYHSISEVAALAELEPHVLRYWETEFEELHPKKNRAGNRVYTERDIATVMRIRHLLRDDKFTIEGARQVLARERDEGGTPSRETLQELRAFLEKLLHSL comes from the coding sequence ATGAAGCAAGAAGGCATCCGCAAGCTCTACCACTCGATCAGCGAGGTCGCCGCCCTCGCCGAGCTCGAACCGCACGTCCTCCGCTACTGGGAGACGGAGTTCGAGGAACTCCACCCGAAGAAAAACCGGGCCGGCAACCGCGTCTACACCGAGCGCGACATCGCCACCGTGATGCGGATCCGCCACCTCCTGCGCGACGACAAGTTCACGATCGAGGGCGCGCGGCAGGTCCTCGCACGCGAGCGGGACGAGGGGGGCACTCCTTCGCGGGAGACGCTCCAGGAGCTCCGTGCATTCCTAGAGAAGCTATTGCACTCGCTCTGA
- the ligA gene encoding NAD-dependent DNA ligase LigA, whose product MNLVADTEEMQRRLDGTALDEIAEHDARPLAERLAAILRAHGHRYYALDAPVIADAEYDRLFRALQTIEERFPDLAAPDSPTRRVGGVALDAFRKVKHPVPLLSLGNAFDGDELRAWYDRARRGLAERFGEVEPALVVEPKIDGLALALTYADGALVLGATRGNGRVGEDVTEHVKTIRSIPLRILPSDANVPRPAPATLFDAPPEATPAPTRIEVRGEAYLPKSTFERLNEALAKAEGKMFANPRNAAAGSLRQLDPQVTAGRGLRFFAYGVGPVEGAEPDAQHETLAWLGRLGFPVNEHVRRFDTIDDVVRYCTVWEDRRDDLDYEIDGVVVKIDRRDFQDDLGAVANAPRWAIAYKFAAREATTRLLDIERNVGRTGAIKPLAILDAVSIGGVTVRKATLHNADYITERDIRIGDRVVVKRAGDVIPQVVGPVEAARTGEETPWAMPPDCPACGEPIVRLEGDADYYCVSAACPAQTIRLVEHYASRGAMDVVGLGEKVAVQLVEAGLVHTLDDLYRLQTEDLLGLEGFKEKKVENLLRGLAASKRRPLRALLFGLGIRFVGATVAALLVEHHASLDALASATQEELEGIDGIGPETARGVVEWFAHAPNRATVDALRALGVSTERLPEEPVATAKAEGPLSGKTLVLTGTLPTLTREEAKGRILAAGGKVAGSVSKKTDFVVAGESAGSKLQKAEDLGVSVLTEADLLALLAA is encoded by the coding sequence ATGAACCTGGTCGCGGATACGGAGGAGATGCAGCGCCGACTCGACGGGACGGCGCTGGACGAGATCGCAGAGCACGACGCCCGCCCGCTGGCCGAGCGGCTCGCCGCGATTCTGCGCGCGCACGGCCACCGCTACTACGCCCTCGACGCCCCCGTCATCGCTGACGCGGAGTACGACCGGCTCTTCCGCGCGCTTCAGACGATCGAGGAGCGGTTCCCCGACCTCGCCGCCCCCGACTCTCCGACGCGCCGCGTGGGCGGGGTCGCACTCGACGCGTTCCGCAAGGTCAAGCACCCGGTCCCGCTCCTCTCCCTCGGGAACGCCTTTGACGGCGACGAACTGCGGGCGTGGTACGACCGGGCACGCCGCGGCCTCGCCGAGCGCTTCGGGGAGGTCGAGCCCGCCCTCGTCGTCGAGCCGAAAATCGACGGGCTCGCGCTCGCGCTGACGTACGCCGACGGCGCGCTCGTGCTCGGAGCGACGCGCGGCAACGGGCGCGTGGGGGAGGACGTGACGGAGCACGTGAAGACGATCCGCTCGATCCCGCTCCGCATCCTCCCATCCGACGCGAACGTGCCGCGGCCGGCTCCAGCGACCCTGTTCGATGCGCCTCCCGAAGCGACCCCGGCCCCGACTCGCATCGAAGTGCGCGGTGAGGCCTACTTGCCGAAATCGACGTTCGAGCGGCTCAACGAGGCGCTCGCGAAAGCGGAGGGGAAGATGTTTGCGAACCCCCGGAACGCCGCCGCCGGGAGCCTCCGCCAGCTCGACCCGCAGGTCACAGCGGGGCGAGGGCTGCGGTTCTTCGCCTACGGCGTCGGGCCGGTCGAGGGCGCAGAGCCCGACGCGCAGCACGAGACGCTGGCGTGGCTGGGCCGCCTCGGCTTCCCCGTCAACGAGCACGTCCGCCGCTTCGACACCATCGACGACGTGGTCCGCTATTGCACCGTGTGGGAGGACCGCCGCGACGACCTCGACTACGAGATCGACGGCGTCGTGGTGAAGATCGACCGCCGCGACTTCCAAGACGACCTCGGTGCCGTCGCGAACGCGCCGCGCTGGGCGATCGCGTACAAGTTCGCCGCCCGCGAAGCAACGACGCGCCTCCTCGACATCGAGCGGAACGTCGGGCGCACGGGCGCCATCAAGCCCCTCGCCATCCTCGACGCCGTCAGCATCGGCGGCGTCACCGTCCGCAAAGCCACCCTCCACAACGCCGACTACATCACCGAGCGCGACATCCGCATCGGCGACCGGGTCGTGGTGAAGCGCGCGGGCGACGTCATCCCCCAAGTCGTCGGGCCGGTCGAGGCGGCGCGAACGGGGGAGGAGACGCCGTGGGCGATGCCGCCGGATTGCCCCGCCTGCGGCGAGCCCATCGTCAGGCTCGAAGGCGACGCCGACTACTACTGCGTGAGCGCTGCCTGCCCCGCACAGACGATCCGCCTCGTCGAGCATTACGCCTCGCGTGGGGCTATGGACGTCGTCGGGCTCGGGGAGAAAGTGGCCGTTCAACTCGTCGAGGCTGGGCTCGTGCACACGCTCGACGATCTCTACCGGCTGCAAACGGAGGACCTGCTCGGGCTCGAAGGCTTCAAGGAGAAGAAGGTCGAGAACTTGCTGCGCGGCCTCGCAGCGTCAAAACGCCGTCCATTGCGCGCGCTCCTGTTCGGGCTCGGGATCCGGTTCGTCGGCGCGACGGTGGCGGCGCTCCTCGTGGAGCATCACGCTTCGCTCGACGCGCTCGCGAGTGCCACACAAGAGGAACTCGAAGGGATCGACGGGATCGGGCCGGAGACCGCGCGCGGCGTCGTCGAGTGGTTCGCCCACGCGCCCAACCGCGCGACGGTCGACGCGCTCCGCGCGCTCGGCGTCAGCACGGAGCGGCTGCCCGAGGAGCCCGTCGCCACAGCGAAGGCCGAGGGGCCGCTGAGCGGGAAGACGCTCGTGCTCACCGGGACGCTGCCGACGCTGACGCGAGAGGAGGCGAAGGGCCGGATCCTCGCGGCGGGCGGGAAGGTGGCGGGCAGCGTGAGCAAAAAGACCGACTTCGTCGTGGCCGGCGAGAGCGCGGGGTCGAAGCTGCAAAAAGCTGAAGACCTCGGCGTTTCCGTCCTCACCGAAGCCGACCTCCTCGCCCTCCTCGCCGCGTAA
- a CDS encoding CvpA family protein, translating into MGDLPWLDVGIGLVVGLGVWRGLRTGALRQLVGTVGLVVALFAGALLMRPVGDLVVGSLGLADRLAPLLGFVVTFAAVLGAAAVVAQLLKKTLVALRLGALDRVAGAGVGGLRAALGLSVLLLLTGPLVVPGRGGLLFGTETREKSVLYEPVRALAPLTWDAFRFVLPGLQTHLADAFAAGGGAEQ; encoded by the coding sequence ATGGGCGATCTACCGTGGCTCGACGTGGGGATCGGGCTCGTCGTCGGGCTCGGCGTCTGGCGCGGGCTGCGGACGGGCGCGCTCCGCCAACTCGTCGGGACGGTCGGGCTCGTGGTGGCACTCTTCGCTGGGGCGCTGCTGATGCGGCCCGTCGGGGACCTCGTCGTGGGGAGCCTCGGGCTCGCGGACCGGCTCGCGCCGCTACTTGGCTTCGTCGTCACGTTCGCGGCCGTGCTCGGCGCGGCGGCGGTCGTGGCGCAGCTCCTCAAGAAAACGCTGGTCGCGCTCCGGCTCGGCGCGCTCGACCGGGTCGCGGGCGCGGGCGTGGGCGGGCTCCGCGCGGCGCTGGGGCTCAGCGTGCTGCTCCTGCTCACCGGGCCCCTCGTGGTGCCAGGGCGGGGCGGGCTCCTCTTCGGGACCGAGACGCGCGAGAAGTCGGTGCTGTACGAGCCCGTGCGGGCGCTCGCTCCGCTCACGTGGGACGCCTTCCGCTTCGTCCTCCCCGGGCTCCAGACTCATCTCGCCGACGCTTTCGCAGCGGGCGGCGGCGCCGAACAATAG
- a CDS encoding SMC family ATPase, translated as MIPVSLKLQNFLSYGSPAEALDFEQFHVACLSGGNGQGKSALLDAITWAIWGEARKASDARKPDEDLLRIGTREMQVELVFDLEGERYRVVRSFYRTASGKTSKPGLEFQTWDAEAATFRPLTAGSISDTQAVIDTTLRLDYDTFINSAFLLQGRSDEFTKKKPGDRKEILARILGLDRYERLAAVARARLTTANERGKDAEREIERLVAALEHEDQWKTERAELEKIIADLEKERAEAQREEQTLTERVAELDALAQSVGQQRARCERIDARKRELETEREGLRARIADAEALIAQSEAIRRNHARYETLLAERQTWDDKADLQRGLDSQLGEKRIELQRQRMQAEARLTKVETELQSNRRARDEAERRLVERPAAQRGLDKALAAQREVEGLRDRRDERLRIEARLTALDKQLASERGALQATVVQVQQQVREAQALAEALPRLRERAGGLRERVAAVKALEGEQSDIREQGSGVKAELEGFERERERLQREVAAVDAKVAGLRELETETCPTCGTALTPEHRRTVEQTYADERAAIVAAIADVDRRRDEKQQHREQLLARYRDLAGQIGQANGVADAFAAVQAELATAEKADATVAEQRRRADDLDRQLRADAFRPDLRAERTELSDRLAELPFDSERFEQVQAEAAQRARFEDQLRALDELHGRMETLGRQIEQQEREAADLRQGLSAGTVFAPIQSQIDTLQRQLATVGYDGARHEAVRREIDGLKEAPERFMRLANAERNLTDWTARRTALADEIKQGDEESAGLRTAIDAAEAKLAQRAGLAERQRTHAERRSTIAASLSEAQARYGGLVERLERCTRDREQLRSVRADHREAKKAKTLYRHLRDAFGKNGIPALIIEETLPEIEERANALLERLSKGRTRVHLETLKEKKAGGTKETLDIKITDEGGVPRPYETFSGGEAFRVNFALRIALAQLLAERSGVRIRTLVVDEGFGTQDKQGIESIVEAIQVIREDFDKIVVITHLDELKEAFPVRIEVTKHPVEGSSYDVIGV; from the coding sequence ATGATCCCCGTCTCCCTCAAGCTCCAGAACTTCCTCTCGTACGGGTCGCCGGCCGAGGCGCTCGACTTCGAGCAGTTCCACGTGGCCTGCCTCTCCGGCGGGAACGGGCAGGGCAAGTCGGCCCTGCTCGACGCGATCACGTGGGCCATCTGGGGCGAGGCGCGGAAGGCCTCCGACGCCCGGAAGCCCGATGAGGACCTCCTCCGCATCGGCACGCGCGAGATGCAGGTCGAACTCGTGTTCGACCTCGAAGGCGAGCGCTACCGCGTTGTCCGCTCGTTCTACCGCACGGCGTCGGGGAAGACCTCGAAACCGGGGCTCGAATTCCAGACGTGGGACGCCGAGGCCGCCACGTTCCGCCCGCTCACCGCCGGCTCGATCAGCGACACTCAGGCGGTGATCGACACGACGCTCCGGCTCGACTACGACACGTTCATCAACTCGGCCTTCCTCCTCCAGGGACGCTCCGACGAGTTCACGAAGAAGAAGCCCGGCGACCGGAAGGAGATCCTCGCCCGCATCCTCGGGCTCGACCGCTACGAGCGGCTCGCCGCCGTCGCCCGCGCCCGGCTCACGACGGCGAACGAGCGGGGGAAGGACGCCGAGCGCGAGATCGAGCGGCTCGTTGCCGCGCTCGAACACGAGGACCAGTGGAAGACGGAGCGCGCCGAGCTGGAGAAGATCATCGCCGACCTCGAAAAGGAGCGGGCCGAGGCGCAGCGCGAGGAGCAGACCCTGACGGAGCGCGTCGCTGAGCTCGACGCGCTCGCGCAGTCGGTCGGGCAGCAGCGGGCGCGGTGCGAGCGGATCGACGCCCGCAAGCGTGAACTCGAAACCGAGCGCGAAGGGCTCCGCGCCCGCATCGCCGACGCCGAGGCGCTCATCGCCCAGAGCGAGGCTATCCGCCGCAATCACGCTCGCTACGAAACGCTCCTCGCCGAGCGCCAGACGTGGGACGACAAAGCCGACCTCCAGCGCGGGCTCGACTCCCAGCTCGGCGAGAAGAGGATCGAGCTCCAGCGCCAGCGGATGCAGGCCGAAGCCCGCCTCACAAAAGTCGAGACCGAACTGCAATCGAACCGGCGCGCGCGCGACGAGGCCGAGCGGCGACTCGTGGAGCGCCCGGCCGCGCAACGCGGGCTCGACAAGGCGCTCGCGGCGCAGCGCGAGGTCGAGGGGTTGCGCGACCGGCGCGACGAACGGCTCCGGATCGAGGCCCGCCTCACGGCGCTCGACAAGCAACTCGCGAGCGAGCGCGGCGCCCTTCAAGCCACAGTCGTCCAGGTCCAGCAGCAGGTGCGCGAGGCGCAGGCCCTCGCCGAGGCGCTGCCGCGACTGCGCGAGCGGGCGGGAGGACTGCGCGAGCGCGTGGCCGCGGTGAAGGCGCTGGAGGGCGAGCAGAGCGACATCCGCGAGCAGGGGAGCGGGGTGAAGGCCGAGCTCGAAGGATTCGAGCGCGAGCGCGAGCGGCTCCAGCGCGAGGTCGCTGCCGTCGACGCGAAGGTGGCCGGGCTCCGCGAACTCGAAACGGAGACGTGCCCGACGTGCGGCACGGCGCTCACGCCCGAGCACCGGCGGACCGTCGAGCAGACCTACGCCGACGAACGCGCCGCCATCGTCGCCGCGATTGCCGACGTCGACCGGCGCCGCGACGAGAAGCAGCAGCACCGCGAGCAATTGCTCGCGCGCTACCGCGACCTCGCAGGGCAGATCGGGCAGGCGAACGGCGTCGCCGATGCGTTCGCCGCCGTGCAGGCCGAGCTCGCCACCGCCGAGAAAGCCGACGCCACCGTCGCCGAGCAGCGCCGCCGCGCCGACGACCTCGACCGCCAGCTTCGCGCCGACGCCTTCCGGCCCGACCTCCGCGCCGAGCGCACCGAGCTTTCCGACCGCCTCGCCGAGCTCCCGTTCGACTCCGAGCGATTCGAGCAGGTGCAGGCCGAGGCCGCGCAGCGCGCCCGCTTCGAAGACCAGCTCCGGGCGCTCGACGAGCTGCACGGACGGATGGAGACGCTCGGCCGGCAGATCGAGCAGCAGGAGCGCGAGGCCGCCGACCTCCGCCAAGGGCTCAGCGCCGGCACCGTGTTCGCCCCGATCCAGTCGCAGATCGACACGCTCCAGCGCCAGCTCGCCACGGTTGGGTACGACGGCGCGCGGCACGAGGCCGTCCGCCGCGAGATCGACGGGTTGAAGGAGGCGCCGGAGCGGTTCATGCGCCTCGCGAACGCCGAGCGCAACCTCACCGATTGGACCGCCCGCCGCACCGCGCTCGCCGATGAAATCAAGCAGGGCGACGAGGAATCCGCGGGGCTCCGCACGGCGATTGATGCGGCTGAGGCGAAGCTCGCCCAGCGCGCTGGCCTCGCCGAGCGGCAGCGCACGCACGCCGAGCGGCGAAGCACGATCGCCGCCTCGCTCAGCGAGGCGCAGGCCCGCTACGGCGGCCTCGTCGAGCGGCTCGAACGGTGCACCCGCGACCGCGAACAGCTGCGGTCGGTCCGCGCCGACCACCGCGAGGCGAAAAAGGCGAAGACGCTCTACCGCCACCTCCGCGATGCCTTCGGGAAGAACGGAATCCCCGCACTCATCATCGAAGAGACGCTCCCCGAGATCGAAGAGCGCGCGAATGCCCTGCTCGAACGGCTCTCGAAGGGCCGCACCCGCGTCCACCTCGAAACACTCAAGGAGAAGAAGGCCGGCGGGACGAAAGAGACGCTCGACATCAAGATCACCGACGAGGGCGGCGTGCCGCGGCCCTACGAGACCTTCTCCGGCGGCGAGGCATTTCGGGTCAACTTTGCCCTCCGCATCGCCCTCGCGCAGCTGCTCGCCGAGCGCAGCGGCGTCCGCATCCGCACGCTCGTCGTGGACGAGGGCTTCGGGACGCAGGACAAGCAGGGGATCGAGAGCATCGTCGAGGCCATCCAAGTCATCCGCGAGGACTTCGACAAAATCGTCGTCATCACGCACCTCGACGAGCTGAAGGAGGCGTTCCCCGTCCGCATCGAAGTGACGAAGCACCCCGTCGAGGGCTCGAGCTACGACGTGATCGGGGTCTGA